CGCCGAACCGACCAACTGGTCGGATGCGGCCACGTCGCGGCTGCGGTAGACGATGTAGGGCCGGAACAGGTAAGCGATCGGCGCGCTCAGCACGTGCACCAGCCGGGTGAACGGCCACAGCGTGAACAGCACCATCCCGATCAGGGCATGCAGCTGATAGTCCAGCGGTGCGTTGATCATCACTTCGCCGTGCGGCTGGAAGACCCAGATCCGCCGGAACCACATGCCGACGGTGTAGCGGTAGTGGAACTCGCCGCCATGCGGGCCGGTGCCGATCAGGTCGCAGTAGAGGCCCACCACGATCGCCAGCACCAGAACCACATACATCACCTTGTCGCTGCGGGTGGTGGCCGCCGACACCGCCGGGCGGGTGAACCGCCGGTAGATCAGCAGCCCGACCCCGACCAGCGTGGCAAAGCCCGCGATGGATCCGGCGATGACGGCTTGGAGGTGATAGACGTAGTCGCTGACATGCAGCGCCTTGGTCACCCGCGGCGGGATGAACAATCCCATCACGTGCCCGGCGAACACCGCCAGGATTCCGAAGTGGAAGATCGGGCTGGCGATGCTCAGCAGCCGCGACTCGTAGATCTGCGAAGAGCGTGAGGTCCAGCCGAATTTGTCGTAACGGTATCGCCACCAGAGGCCGACCACCAAGACCGCCAGCGTGACGTAAGGAGTGATGTCCCAGAACAGTACGTTGCTAAACATCGGGCGCTCCTTCTTCGCGTCGAGGCGGCACGGTCAAGGTAAACGGTTGCAGCCCAACGGCTTCCGCGGGCGGACCGGCTTCTACCAGACGTTGCGCCCGGCGCACTTCCTGGTCGGTGGCCGCCAGCAGCGTCTCGCACACCGCCGCCACGGTGTGCTCATACGGCGACCCGGCGTCGGCCAACGCGGACCGCAGCACGTCGATCGGGACCCGGTGCTCGGTCAACAACCGGCGTCCCGCCCCGGGTGCGACGGTCGCCGCGAACTCGAGCACCACGGGCAGGTGATCCGGCGCCTCGCTGCGTGGCGGCTCCACACCGGCCTCCCGGTAGGCGGTGGCGAAGGCCAGCATCTCCCGCCCGCGGTTGCGGGTATCCCCCGCGGTCCAGTACGTCAGGTACATGGTGGCTCGCCGGCGCATGTCGAACGTGGCGACGTAGTCCATGGCGGCGGCCATCGGCTCGGCGGCCCGCAGCGCCACAACGGTGCGTCCGAGCAGCTCGGCGACGGTCCCGTCCAGGTGTGCCAGCAGGCTTTCGACGGTATCCAGACGCTCGGCCAGCCCGTCGTCGGGGTAGGCCAGCAGCAGCGACGCGGCCTGCCAGACCAGCCGATCGCGCAGCGCGGGTTCGCGGTTTCGGGAGCGCAGTTTCATGACTGCCGCTTTTCGGGGAACATCCCGACCGGCACCTGGTCGCCCTGCCAGGTCAACAGGTTCACCGTGGCCGCTCGCGTGGCATGGAATGTCTCCACGGAGACGGGCACCGGCCCGCCGTCCTCGTACATGCCCGGGCCGCCTTCGCCGGTCAGCGAGCAGCCCAGCTGCTCCAGCTCGCGCGCCTGCGGGCTGAACGCGGTCGGAATGACGTAGCGCTCTTCGTATTTCGCGATCGCGAGCAGCCGATACATTTCGTAGATCTGCTCTTCGGTCATCCCGACCGACTCCGGGATGTGGGGCTGGGTCTCCCGGCCGAGGTTGATGTCGCGCATGTAGGAACGCATCGCCGCGAGCCGGCGCAACACGCCCTCGACCACGGCGGTGTCGCCGGCGGTGAACAGTTCGGCCAGGTACTGCATCGGAATGCGCAGCGCCTCCAGCGCGCCGAACAGATTGCCCAGTTCCTCGCCGTCGTGACCGTCGCGGCTGACCGCGTCGACCACCGGCGACAGCGGCGGGATGTACCAGACCATCGGCATCGTCCGGTACTCCGGGTGCAGCGGCAGCGCCACCCGGTAGGTGTTGATCAGTGCATACACCGGGGAGCGCTGCGCGGCCTCGATCCACTCCTGCGAGATACCTTCCGCGCGGGCGGCGGCGATCACCGCAGGGTCGTTGGGATCGAGCAGGATTCGTCGCTGCGCCTCGTAGAGGTCGGTGTCGTCTTCCACCGATGCGCCCTGCAGCACGCGGTCGACGTCGTAGAGCACCAGGCCCAGATAGCGCAGCCGGCCCACGCAGGTCTCCGAGCAGATGGTCGGCAGGCCGACCTCCATCCGCGGATAGCACAGCGTGCACTTCTCGGCCTTGCCGGTCTTGTGGTTGAAATACACCTTCTTGTAAGGACATCCGGACACACACATGCGCCAGCCGCGACAGCGGTCCTGGTCGACCAGCACGATGCCGTCCTCGCTGCGCTTGTACATCGCGCCCGACGGGCACGACGCCACACAGGACGGGTTGAGGCAGTGCTCGCAGATCCGCGGCAGGTAGAACATGAAGGTCTCTTCCAGCTTCAGCCGGACCTCGTCACTGACCTTCTTCAATATCGGGTCCTCGGAAAGGATTTCCGGCGACCCGGCGAGATTGTCGTCCCAGTTCGGCCCCCAGGAGACCTTCATCGGTTTGCCGCTGATCAGGCTTTTCGGCGCGGCCGTCGGGAACGTGTCGCCGGCGGGTGCCGTGGTCAGGTTTTCGTAGTCGTAGGTCCACGGCTCGTAGTACTCGTCGATGGTGGGCAGCTTGGGGTTGGCGAAGATCCGCAACAGCTTGTGGAAGCGTCCGCCGTCACGCAGCCGCAACCGGCCCTTCTTGTCGCGTACCCAGCCGCCGCGCCAGCGCTCCTGGTCCTCGTAGGTGCGCGGATAACCTTGGCCCGGACGGGTTTCGACGTTGTTGAACCACACGTACTCGGTGCCGGCGCGGTTGGTCCAGGCCTGCTTGCAGGTGACCGAACAGGTGTGGCAGCCGATGCATTTGTCGAGGTTCATCACCATCGCCAGCTGCGCCATGACTTTCATCGTCTCGCTCCGCAAGCGTCGCTCAGGCCCTTCATATCAGTACCGCACCTCCTGGCTGCGTCTCCGTACCACGGTCACCTCGTCGCGCTGGTTGCCGGTGGGGCCCAGGTAGTTGAACGCGAACGCATGCTGACCGTAACCACCGGCCAAGTGGCTGGGCTTGATCCGGATTCGGGTGAGGGCATTGTGGTTACCGCCGCGCTTGTTGTTGGTCTCGGTGCGCGGCGTGTCGACGGTGCGCTCCTGGACGTGGTAGACGAACACCACGCCGTCGGGGATCCGGTGTGACACGATGGCCCGGCACACGTAGATGCCGTTGGCATTGACGGCCTCGACCCAATCATTGTCGTGGACTTGGATTTTCGCCGCATCCCCCGGACTCATCCACATGGTGGGGCCGCCGCGGGACAACGACAGCATGTACAGGTTGTCCTGGTAGGTCGAATGGAACGACCACTTCGAGTGCGGTGTCAAATACCGCACGGTGAGGCCGATTCCGTCCCCACCGGATTTGGAGTCGAGCTCGGGATGGCCGAACAGTCGCGTCATGTCCAGCGGCGGGCGGAACACCGGCAGGTGTTCGCCGAGCTCCTCGATCCAATCGTGGGCCAGGTAGAAATGCATCCGCCCGGTCAGCGTGTGGAACGGTTTGAGGTTCTCGATGTTGATGGTGAACGGCGCATAACGCCGCCCGCCGGTTTCGCTGCCCGACCACTCCGG
The nucleotide sequence above comes from Mycobacterium pseudokansasii. Encoded proteins:
- the narI gene encoding respiratory nitrate reductase subunit gamma, whose translation is MFSNVLFWDITPYVTLAVLVVGLWWRYRYDKFGWTSRSSQIYESRLLSIASPIFHFGILAVFAGHVMGLFIPPRVTKALHVSDYVYHLQAVIAGSIAGFATLVGVGLLIYRRFTRPAVSAATTRSDKVMYVVLVLAIVVGLYCDLIGTGPHGGEFHYRYTVGMWFRRIWVFQPHGEVMINAPLDYQLHALIGMVLFTLWPFTRLVHVLSAPIAYLFRPYIVYRSRDVAASDQLVGSAPPRRGW
- the narJ gene encoding nitrate reductase molybdenum cofactor assembly chaperone → MKLRSRNREPALRDRLVWQAASLLLAYPDDGLAERLDTVESLLAHLDGTVAELLGRTVVALRAAEPMAAAMDYVATFDMRRRATMYLTYWTAGDTRNRGREMLAFATAYREAGVEPPRSEAPDHLPVVLEFAATVAPGAGRRLLTEHRVPIDVLRSALADAGSPYEHTVAAVCETLLAATDQEVRRAQRLVEAGPPAEAVGLQPFTLTVPPRREEGAPDV
- the narH gene encoding nitrate reductase subunit beta, yielding MKVMAQLAMVMNLDKCIGCHTCSVTCKQAWTNRAGTEYVWFNNVETRPGQGYPRTYEDQERWRGGWVRDKKGRLRLRDGGRFHKLLRIFANPKLPTIDEYYEPWTYDYENLTTAPAGDTFPTAAPKSLISGKPMKVSWGPNWDDNLAGSPEILSEDPILKKVSDEVRLKLEETFMFYLPRICEHCLNPSCVASCPSGAMYKRSEDGIVLVDQDRCRGWRMCVSGCPYKKVYFNHKTGKAEKCTLCYPRMEVGLPTICSETCVGRLRYLGLVLYDVDRVLQGASVEDDTDLYEAQRRILLDPNDPAVIAAARAEGISQEWIEAAQRSPVYALINTYRVALPLHPEYRTMPMVWYIPPLSPVVDAVSRDGHDGEELGNLFGALEALRIPMQYLAELFTAGDTAVVEGVLRRLAAMRSYMRDINLGRETQPHIPESVGMTEEQIYEMYRLLAIAKYEERYVIPTAFSPQARELEQLGCSLTGEGGPGMYEDGGPVPVSVETFHATRAATVNLLTWQGDQVPVGMFPEKRQS